TCGTCGACGCCAAGTTCAGTTCGGCGAATCGACGGAGACCAACAGCCCGTCGATCGCCGCGGCGGCCACGTGGGCCTGTTTGGCAGCGTCCAGCACATTCAATCGCGCCGCGAACAACGTTCGCTGAGCGGTCAACAATTGCAGAAAATTGGTCTCACCGGCTTGGAATGCTTGCCGCGACAATTCAAAGGTTTCTTCGGCGTCGGCTAGAACTTGGCTACTTAGACGGCGGTACCTTTGAAGTGCTGTTTGGTAATCGGTGATGCTTTGTGACAGTCGCGATGCCAAGTCCAAACGCGTCGCGTCGATGGACGCGCCGGCGGCGGTGATGGCTGCTCTGGCGGCACGAATGTTTCCTTGATTTCGGTTGTGGATCGGCAACGGGACGCTGATGCCGAACCTGGCGAAGGTGTCATCCGATCCCGTGTCCACGCCGACGCCGATTTGTCCGGTAATGTTGGGCGTCACCTGGGCACAAGCCAAACGAAGTGCCCAGCGGGCACGTTCCAGTTCGCTGCCCGCGGCAGCCAGTTCCGGGCTGGTGGCGTCGATCGTTTGCAACCATCGGTCCCACGGTCGGTCGGTCAGTCCAGCACCTAGTGTGCCGTCCACTCGAGACGAACCGATCGAATCGCTGCCTGACGCGGCCGCCAGAGCCCGCCGTGCGACGTCGGCTCGCACCTTTGCGTTTTCTGCTTCGATGCGTGCGTTTTCCAACTCGACTCGCGCTTGCAGCAGTGCGATTTTGGAGACCTCTTCGGCATCCAACAGGTCTTGAACCGACTGCAGCGACTGTTCGGCCAAATCCACAATCCGGTCGGTCAGTTCCGCTTGCTTCTGAGCGGCCAAAGCATTCCAGTAAGCCGTGCGAACACGGGTCAAAACTTGCAGCCGAGTTCTTTCGCGATCCGCGACCCGCTGTTGGACGACTTGACGCAGGGTCTGGTTGGCCAATGCCAGTTTGTTGGCGGTCACGATGGACTGGGATACGCCAACGCTGTGCAAACCAGCGCTGCCTTCATTCCCGACTTCGTCGGCTTGGTACTGCAGCGTCGGATTGGGCGAAAGGCAAGCCTGGTATGCGCGGCCCTGCGCCTCACGGACGGCCGCATCGGCGGCGGCAATTGCCGGATGCGCCATGGCCATCGCTTCGACGTCCACCAAGGAAAGTGTGGGCGGCGAAGATGCGTCAAAGGCCACTGCCGTTTGCAAGCCATCGGAGGCGGCCGGCGCAACGGCCAGCGGATCTGAAACGATGACAGGCTGCACGTTTCCTACGGACGTATCGGCTGTTGCTGGCGACGGGGGGGATGCCGATGGGATCTCGGATTCGAAGTCGACCGCTTGAACTGTTGAGGAATCCGATCGCCGTTGCGTTTGCTGCCGCGTCACCGTTGATGCGACCGGTGGCTGTGAAATGCCCGTAACAACCGGCGGTGGTTGTCGTTCGCGCAAGGTGCCGTTGCAGCCGGTCAGGCTGCAAGCCAAAAGCGTCGCGAGTGCCAAACGTCGATTTCGTGCGGTCATCGATCCCGATTCCTTTCGGTACAGCCGTGCTCGCCAGTCTGGCAACACCCCCATCCGCCAAAGTGCAGGCTGGTGAAGGTGGTCAAGCGTTTCGATCCGGTGCGGGGCCAGTCAGATCAACGCCATCGAAAGAATCGACGTCCCTGTCGAATTCACGGACGGCATGGTTGAAAAATCGGAATCAGGCGGATTGTGACATTACCGATATTTGCTCAACCGGTGGCTGGATCAAGCGACATTGCCGGCCGAGCATCACAATGCGCCCACAGGTGCGGGCTGGCTGGACTTTGCCGAATAGGCAATCGATGTGCCTATTGAGGATCACGCAACAGTTTGTCCAGATTGAACAGTTGCGATTGACTGGACGGGGACGAATTCAGGCACTTTGCGTGCGTTTTTGCACCGACTCGTTTGGCCCACTGGTCGTAAGATTCCGCCAGACGTTTCGCAACGTCAGGGTACTGATCAATGATATTGTCGGTTTCGCATCGGTCGCGCGAAACATCGTACAGTTCCCAATCTTTGGTACGCTCGGCGACCAGTTTCCAATTGCCATCACGGACGGCATGGTTGTTGGCGAATTCCCAGTAGATCGGTTTGCGTTGTCGCGACGCCTCTTTGCCTTGAAGCGTAGCCGCCAACGAAACGCCCTCCATCGGGAAGACGTCTTGTCCGTTTCGCTGCGTCGGATACGTGGCACCCGCTAGTTCCACCAACGTCGGCATGATGTCGACCAAGTGTGACGGGAAATGGTTTAGGCCGCCGGTGTCTTGAATACCATTGGGCCAGTGCGCGATCATCGGCGTCAGCGTGCCGCCATGGTGGGCATACTGTTTGTAGTTCCGCAGCGGCGTGTTGCACATGTTGGCCCAGCGGGCGTCATAAGCGATGTCACTGTCGACCGACCCGGGAACAAGCATGTCACCCTTCAGCCGCTGGTAAGGGCAAGCGCCGTTGTCGGAAAAGAAAAAGATCAAGGTGTTGTCCAGTTGGCCAGTGGATTCCAAGTGATCGACCAGCCGACCGATGTTTTGGTCCAGGCGGTCCACCATCGCCGCGTACACCTCCATCATGGGTTCCAAGAATTCACGCTCCTTCGCAGTCAGCGATTCCCATGATTCGACTTTGGAATCACGATCCGACAGATTCCATGTTTCGTCGGCGATCCCCAGTTCCTGTAATCGTTGATACCGACGGCGACGAATCTCATCCCAGCCGACGCGATAACGCCCGCGGTATTTTGCGATGTCTTCCTCCGGTGCATGTAATGGGAAATGAGGGGCGTTGTGGGCCAAGTAAAGGAAAAAGGGGCGATCGTCGGATTCACCTTCATTCAAAAATTCGATCGCATAGTCGGTGATCGCATCGGTGGAATAGAAATCATCCGGAACGTCAAAGACGTTGCGGTCCAGCCGCATCAGGTTCTCACCGCTGCCCCAATCGTTGCCTGTAAAGAAGTTGATGCAGCCGCCTAGAAATCCGAAGTATCGATCGAATCCGCGTTCCGGCGGCTCGCTAGCCAGATGCCATTTTCCGCTCATCAATGTCCGGTAACCGGCAGGCTTCAAGACTTCGGCAATGGTGACGTTGCCGGGTTTCTTTAGGTTTTTGGACTGCTGATGCCAGAGTCCGGTCATCAGCGACGCCCTCGTTTCAGAACACTTGGCGTTGTTGTGGAAATCAACGAAACGCAAGCCCGACGAGGCCAACCGGTCCAGATGGGGCGTCTCGATTTCACCGCCATAGCAACCCAGATCGGAAAATCCCATGTCGTCGCAAACAATGACAATGAAATTGGGGCGTGATGATTCGGCGGCAAGCAGTGTGGGGCTCAGGCATGGCGGGCTAACCAGCACACCTACCAACGCGAGAGCGCAGAGGACACGAACATGAAGTATTTGCATGGGATTGATGGCGGGGTTGAAAAGGGGGGGAGCTTACGGGTGGGAACAGACGGGGCCACGCCACCGTCGAAGGCGAAGGTGGCTTTTTCAGCCGTGCCCCGTTCAGCGGAAGCGAATCATCGATTATAGATCCGTCAGCTGACCAAAGGTGGCGCCGATTCGTATGTCGCATATGCAGGGGCCCGTGACGGCGAAAGGGCTCCAGGTCAGCGGAAATTGCCGCCTGACTAGCGGTTCGCCGTGGACACGGAAAATTCGACCGCGAACAATTCAATCGGAACCGCTTTGCCCTTCACGTTCTGCGGCACCTGCGGGTGCAACGTGAACAATTGCGTCAGCAAGGTTTGGGTCGACGCGGTGATCAGAATGGGCTGCGACAACGTCTTGGTCAACGATTCGACTCGGGCCGCGACATTCACCGTGTCGCCCATCGCGGTGTATTCCTGTCGCCGCGGTGAGCCAATGCTTCCGACGATGGCATTGCCTGAATTGATTCCAATGCCGATGGCGAAACCGGGCCAATGAAGATCATTGAACGTGTCGGCTTGGTCGACGACAAACGACTGCAAATCAATGGCGGCGGCAACCGCCTGGTCGGCGTGTCGTTTGGCGTCGGTGCCGACGCCGAAAATGGCCATCAAACCGTCGCCTAGGAACTTGTTGACCATCCCACCGTGGCCTTCGATCCGTTCCACCGCAGCGGCGAAAAAGGCATTCAACGCGGCAACAATTTCATGAGGCGGTTGCTGTGACGAATGCATGGTGAAGTTTCGCACGTCGACGAACATGATCGACACGTTTTGTTCCCGGCCGCCACCGGCGTCGCCCTGTTGAAGGATCTGCTTTGCCGCTTCCTGGCCGACGTGACGTCCGAAGGTTTGATGCAAGCGTTCTCGCTCGCGCAAACCGCTGGCCATGCTGTTGAAGCTTTCGATCAGCAACCCAAACTCATCAGCGTGCTGCAAAGGCACATGGGTGTTCAGATGCCCGTCGGCGATGCGTTGTGACGCAAGTTTCAACGCGCGGATCGGCCGAACGACCAAGCGTCCCAGCATCCAACTGGTGGCGAATCCAAACGCAATCGCCACCACCGCAACGGCAATCGCGAACAGTGGTGCGCGGTGGGCGGCATCCGGAACCAACACGATCAACAACAGTGAAACGACCGGGCAAACAACGGCGGTAAACGACCACAGCAACCCACGATGGGTGATCGATAGTGGTCTTGCGCCGGGCACACTGGCCGGTGAATCCGATTGGAAGAATACCGGAAACAGTGTCTTTTGAATGGTCAGTTCGACCGCAAAGAAGCTTTGGGTCACCGCAATCAGCGAAGCGATCAAAAACGAAGTGATCAAGTGCGTGATCACTTCGCCGAAAACAGGTTCACCCAGTGCGACCAAGGCAAGCGGGAAAACCGGAATGCAAATCAGCCAGCCGATCGCCGCAACGATCAAAAACCACCACGGCAGATTGATGATCAATCGCTGGGCCGATGACAATTCATCGCGATCGACGGGATCGCCGTTGATCAGCCGGCGATGAATTGGACGCAGCCGCGTGACCGGAACCACAAAGCAGGCGATCGCGATGGGATACACGACCAAGTTGAACCATTTGACGACTTCGAAGAAGCGGTCCATCTGGCGTTCGGTCAACAGTGGCTGTACTTGCGTCTGGTTGTACAGGATGTTGAACAGGCTGCCGACCAAATTTGCCAACACCGGTGACAGCAACACCAAGATCAGTGCGTGGCGTTGTGCAAATGACCAGGACCGCGGTCGCGGCGTTACGGCATCGGGAATCCGGTTCACTTCAAGCCAAGGCCGTTGGGACGATTGGTCAATGCGCCGCGGACGCCCAATTGTCGTGGATCTCGCGCGACTTTATCGGTGAAGACCCGAACGTCGTCCAGGATCGGGCGAATCCGCGCGGTGGCGTTTTCAATATTTTTCACGGTGCGAAGCACGTCATAGTACATTTCGTCGTCCTCGATCAGCCGACGTAAGGTTCCGTCGCTGCGGTTGATCATCTGGCCGACCGATTGTAGTTCAATCACGGCGTTGTCCAGGTTGGCCAAGCTGGTCAAGACTTGTTCAATCAATTCGCCACCGCGTGCTCCCAAGGGTTCGGTAAAGCGTTCAACATTGGCGATGGTTTTCTCAAGACCACCCAGCGTCGCGTTGAGTTTAACGACCGCATCTTCGACCGCCGTGTCCACGTTTTGCAGTGTTTGATCTGCGGTGGAACCGACTTGTTCGAATTGCCGCCCTGCCCTTTCAAAGCTGTCAAACGAATCGCTTGCGCTTTGCAACGTCTCGGTGGCCTGGTCGATAAAACCGGGAACCTTTTCAATCGACGTTTCGATGTTTTGCCGGATGTCGGGATTGCTGACGATCTGACGGACGTCGCGGATCGCCCCCTGGAATTCTTCCAGAGTCCGGATGGCTTCATCCGCTAGGTCCCGCAGTGTGGCATCATTGCGTGGCGAAATGGTTTGGCCCGGGGGCTGCGGCTGGGCAAAGCTGGGCGGCGTGTTTTGAGCCAATTTCATCGAAGGTGGGTTTTGATAACCCGCGGTTCGGACCGATGGATCGTCGGAAACCGCGCCGCGTCCGGCCGGTGGTGCCGGGGCCATACCGATCACCGATCGAAGGTCCCCGACCATCGATTGGACACTGCGACCGGCCTGTTCGACTGAAACCCCGGCCCCGCGAATTGATTCCATGGTCAACCGAATATCGTCTTCCAAGTCGAATAGGACGCTGAACGGATCCGCCGCCTTTCGTCCGTGCTTGAAATACTCGCCGTCGGAATAAGGTTCGTCGATCAGGTCCAAGTTGCCGTCCAGCAGCGTTGCCAGTTCCGTTCGGCTGGCACGAACGAATTCCAGCTTGGAATCACCCGTGATGAAAGATCCGTTGCCGATGCGAGGAACGTATTCGTGAGTCAACACGAACTCTTGACCCAAACGCAGCGTCAAGATCACGCCGCCTTCGGGGTGTTCGTCAAAGTCATCGACCAGACGAATGTTGCTGACCCGCCCGATCCGAAAACCGTCACGCAGCACCGGTGTATTTGTGCTGACGCCCTCGGATGATGGAAACCAGACGTCCAACGTGTATTCGCGATTCAGCACCGTCGGAAACGCGCCGAATAGAAAGGTCAAAATGATTCCGATTCCGATGGCGGCAATCACGAGGACGCCGACGCCGAATCGCATTCTGTTTTCGTCCATGATGCAATCCTTTATCCCGAAATCGAATCCACTTGTCGGGTCATTTCATCCAAGCGTTCACCGGCCTCGCCGCGGACGAACTGTCGAACGCGGCGGTCCGGCGCGTTTTCCAATTCACTCGGTGGACCATCGAACAGAATTTGACTGTCGTCAGGTTCCAATCGCCAGCGTGGAAAGAACATCAACACGCGATCGGACACCTTGCGTGCGGTATGCATGTCGTGCGTGACGACGATACTGGTGACGGGGTAGCGACGTCGGGTGTCCAAAATCAATTCATTGATCACGTCACTCATGATCGGATCCAAGCCAGTGGTCGGTTCGTCGTAGACGACCAACTCGGGCTTTAAGATCAATGCCCGGGCCAGACCAACGCGTTTGCGCATCCCGCCGGAAAGTTCCGCCGGGCGTTTGGCGGCCGCTGAAGTCGGCAAACCAACTTCGGCCAAGTGTCGCATCACACGGTTGCGCACGTCTGATTCCGGCGGCTGAACCTTTTCCTGACGAAGGGGAAAGGCGACGTTTTCATAGATTGTCATGCTGTCAAACAACGCGGCGTTTTGAAAAACAAAACCAAAACGGCGTCGCGTTGCCGTCAATTCACCTTGTGACATCTGGCCCAAGGACTGCCCGTCAAAACGGACTCGGCCACGTGTGGGGTTCAGCAAGCCGACCAGTGTTTTCATGAACACGGTTTTGCCACAGCCGCTTTCCCCAATCACGGCCACGGTTTGGCCGCGAGTGATTTGCACGTTGATGTCTTGCAAAATGCATTGGCCGTTCAAGACCATGCTGACGTTGTCGACATCGATCAATGCGCCCGTATCGGATTCGGGCAGGATGGAATCATCGATCATAGCAGCGATGTTCCTTCGGGGTAGATCATGAAGTACACCGCGTCCAGCACGATGTTCAAAAACAAATCGATGGCCAAGATCAGCACGAACGAATAAACGAATGCCGCGGTCGCCGCTTTACCGACGCCTTCGGCGCCCGGATCACAATGAAAACCACGGTAACAAGAAACCACGGCGATGATGCCGCCGAAAAACACACTCTTGAACACGCCGGAAAACAGATCGAATCCGACAACGCCTTCGCGTGAATGGTTCAGATATGCCGCGTGATCGATGTGCAGGATGATCACGCTGTAAAAGTACCCACCAACGATGCCCATGAAATCGGCCATGATCGTCAGTGCAGGAATCAACAGGATGCAGGCAAGGAATCGCGGCACCACCAAGTAGTGGATCGGATCGGCCCCCATGGCCGTCAACGCATCGATTTGTTCGGTCACTCGCATGGTGCCCAACACCGCTGCCATCGCACCGCCCACACGTCCGGCCAACATGGTGGCGGCCAGCACCGGCCCCAGTTCACGGACCAGTGAGGTGTTGATGACAACGCCCAGGCGGCTTTCCAAACCGATGGCGTGAAACTGGTAGTAGCTTTGGACGGCCAAGACCATTCCGATGAACGTTCCGGTCAACGCCACCACCGGCAAACTGAGCACGCCCACCTGGTAAAAGTTTGTCAGCAGGGTTCCGCGCTTGGGTAGCCGCGTGAACATCCAAGTGCACATTTGCCATGCGAACACGGCCATGTCGCCGACGGTGCTGACGCCATCGATGACCGCGGATCCCCAATCGGTGACCCACTTTTCGACCGGTCGCATCGTGCCGCTGGGGTCGCCCGGGCCCTCGCCAACGGGCGATGGACCGTTGGGATCTTGGCGCACCGGCAGCCAGCGGTGCAGCACCGAACGCAGCGATCGAGACGTACGTGAAACTTGGTCGGCCAAAATCAAGCATCCTGGTGGATATTGGCGGAATCCGGTTGTGGCGCACCTTTGGCGCGGGCGTCCTTCGATTTTATCGGTCAGTGAATCTGTGCGGATGAGGAAAACCTTTCGGCGTGGCGTGGCTTCCCTGCGCAGCGAGGCACCGATGATGCTCCACTGCCGCTACGATTGTTTCCCAGCGGTGTTGTGAAACTTTTGATGCGGTGCCGAACCAAGATCATGCGGCGGCGCGCGAAAGTGGTCTGTTTGTCCGTCTTGACTGCGATGGCGTTCCCGAATCCTGATCGGAGCGTCTTGCCTGGTCATCGCATCGGCCCGGCCGGCCAAAATGATCTTTTTCGTCCAGCACATCCGCCGCCGGCGGTCGGATAGGGAACGCATACAAATGATTCGCCAATGACGTCTGAGTCTTACGTCGTTTCCATCGACGGTCTTACGAAGCGGTATCGAGAGTTGGTGGCACTGGATGACGTGTCATTGAAGATCCGTCCTGGCGTCACCGGTCTGTTGGGGCCCAATGGCAGCGGTAAGAGCACATTCATCAAAGCGCTTTTGGGGTTGGTGCGGACGCAAACCGGCGCGGGCGATGTCATGGGGATGCAATGGCCGGAACAGGTACGTGCAATCCGAGACGCCATCGGATATTCCCCCGAAGACGATTGCTATGTCGCCGGGCTGACCGGCATCGAATCCGTGGCCTTGA
The DNA window shown above is from Crateriforma spongiae and carries:
- a CDS encoding TolC family protein, with translation MTARNRRLALATLLACSLTGCNGTLRERQPPPVVTGISQPPVASTVTRQQTQRRSDSSTVQAVDFESEIPSASPPSPATADTSVGNVQPVIVSDPLAVAPAASDGLQTAVAFDASSPPTLSLVDVEAMAMAHPAIAAADAAVREAQGRAYQACLSPNPTLQYQADEVGNEGSAGLHSVGVSQSIVTANKLALANQTLRQVVQQRVADRERTRLQVLTRVRTAYWNALAAQKQAELTDRIVDLAEQSLQSVQDLLDAEEVSKIALLQARVELENARIEAENAKVRADVARRALAAASGSDSIGSSRVDGTLGAGLTDRPWDRWLQTIDATSPELAAAGSELERARWALRLACAQVTPNITGQIGVGVDTGSDDTFARFGISVPLPIHNRNQGNIRAARAAITAAGASIDATRLDLASRLSQSITDYQTALQRYRRLSSQVLADAEETFELSRQAFQAGETNFLQLLTAQRTLFAARLNVLDAAKQAHVAAAAIDGLLVSVDSPN
- a CDS encoding arylsulfatase, giving the protein MQILHVRVLCALALVGVLVSPPCLSPTLLAAESSRPNFIVIVCDDMGFSDLGCYGGEIETPHLDRLASSGLRFVDFHNNAKCSETRASLMTGLWHQQSKNLKKPGNVTIAEVLKPAGYRTLMSGKWHLASEPPERGFDRYFGFLGGCINFFTGNDWGSGENLMRLDRNVFDVPDDFYSTDAITDYAIEFLNEGESDDRPFFLYLAHNAPHFPLHAPEEDIAKYRGRYRVGWDEIRRRRYQRLQELGIADETWNLSDRDSKVESWESLTAKEREFLEPMMEVYAAMVDRLDQNIGRLVDHLESTGQLDNTLIFFFSDNGACPYQRLKGDMLVPGSVDSDIAYDARWANMCNTPLRNYKQYAHHGGTLTPMIAHWPNGIQDTGGLNHFPSHLVDIMPTLVELAGATYPTQRNGQDVFPMEGVSLAATLQGKEASRQRKPIYWEFANNHAVRDGNWKLVAERTKDWELYDVSRDRCETDNIIDQYPDVAKRLAESYDQWAKRVGAKTHAKCLNSSPSSQSQLFNLDKLLRDPQ
- a CDS encoding adenylate/guanylate cyclase domain-containing protein; this translates as MLLSPVLANLVGSLFNILYNQTQVQPLLTERQMDRFFEVVKWFNLVVYPIAIACFVVPVTRLRPIHRRLINGDPVDRDELSSAQRLIINLPWWFLIVAAIGWLICIPVFPLALVALGEPVFGEVITHLITSFLIASLIAVTQSFFAVELTIQKTLFPVFFQSDSPASVPGARPLSITHRGLLWSFTAVVCPVVSLLLIVLVPDAAHRAPLFAIAVAVVAIAFGFATSWMLGRLVVRPIRALKLASQRIADGHLNTHVPLQHADEFGLLIESFNSMASGLRERERLHQTFGRHVGQEAAKQILQQGDAGGGREQNVSIMFVDVRNFTMHSSQQPPHEIVAALNAFFAAAVERIEGHGGMVNKFLGDGLMAIFGVGTDAKRHADQAVAAAIDLQSFVVDQADTFNDLHWPGFAIGIGINSGNAIVGSIGSPRRQEYTAMGDTVNVAARVESLTKTLSQPILITASTQTLLTQLFTLHPQVPQNVKGKAVPIELFAVEFSVSTANR
- a CDS encoding MlaD family protein, whose amino-acid sequence is MDENRMRFGVGVLVIAAIGIGIILTFLFGAFPTVLNREYTLDVWFPSSEGVSTNTPVLRDGFRIGRVSNIRLVDDFDEHPEGGVILTLRLGQEFVLTHEYVPRIGNGSFITGDSKLEFVRASRTELATLLDGNLDLIDEPYSDGEYFKHGRKAADPFSVLFDLEDDIRLTMESIRGAGVSVEQAGRSVQSMVGDLRSVIGMAPAPPAGRGAVSDDPSVRTAGYQNPPSMKLAQNTPPSFAQPQPPGQTISPRNDATLRDLADEAIRTLEEFQGAIRDVRQIVSNPDIRQNIETSIEKVPGFIDQATETLQSASDSFDSFERAGRQFEQVGSTADQTLQNVDTAVEDAVVKLNATLGGLEKTIANVERFTEPLGARGGELIEQVLTSLANLDNAVIELQSVGQMINRSDGTLRRLIEDDEMYYDVLRTVKNIENATARIRPILDDVRVFTDKVARDPRQLGVRGALTNRPNGLGLK
- a CDS encoding ABC transporter ATP-binding protein, which codes for MIDDSILPESDTGALIDVDNVSMVLNGQCILQDINVQITRGQTVAVIGESGCGKTVFMKTLVGLLNPTRGRVRFDGQSLGQMSQGELTATRRRFGFVFQNAALFDSMTIYENVAFPLRQEKVQPPESDVRNRVMRHLAEVGLPTSAAAKRPAELSGGMRKRVGLARALILKPELVVYDEPTTGLDPIMSDVINELILDTRRRYPVTSIVVTHDMHTARKVSDRVLMFFPRWRLEPDDSQILFDGPPSELENAPDRRVRQFVRGEAGERLDEMTRQVDSISG
- a CDS encoding MlaE family ABC transporter permease, whose translation is MRPVEKWVTDWGSAVIDGVSTVGDMAVFAWQMCTWMFTRLPKRGTLLTNFYQVGVLSLPVVALTGTFIGMVLAVQSYYQFHAIGLESRLGVVINTSLVRELGPVLAATMLAGRVGGAMAAVLGTMRVTEQIDALTAMGADPIHYLVVPRFLACILLIPALTIMADFMGIVGGYFYSVIILHIDHAAYLNHSREGVVGFDLFSGVFKSVFFGGIIAVVSCYRGFHCDPGAEGVGKAATAAFVYSFVLILAIDLFLNIVLDAVYFMIYPEGTSLL